From the Amycolatopsis thermoflava N1165 genome, one window contains:
- a CDS encoding mechanosensitive ion channel family protein translates to MATSNLAAVDFGQGVSNAWSAVATFVPKFVAFLVILAIGWFIAKALSKIVDKVLEKVGFDRVVERGGIKQMLAKSKYDASDIIAKLVYYAVLLIALQFAFGVWGPNPVSGLLAGIVAWLPKAAVAIIIVVVAGAIARAVKDLVGGALSGLSYGKTLGTIAAVFIWALGIIAALNQIGVATTVTTPVLVTVLATIGGVVIVGMGGGLVKPMQQRWERWLGRAEEQIPAAKAHAEAYQRGREDATRATTPSAEEATQEMRQPTGSLGSDRGATMRPPESFR, encoded by the coding sequence GTGGCAACGTCCAACCTGGCGGCCGTCGACTTCGGCCAGGGTGTGTCCAACGCCTGGAGCGCGGTGGCGACCTTCGTGCCGAAGTTCGTCGCGTTCCTGGTGATCCTCGCGATCGGCTGGTTCATCGCCAAGGCGCTGAGCAAGATCGTCGACAAGGTGCTCGAGAAGGTCGGGTTCGACCGGGTGGTCGAGCGCGGCGGGATCAAACAGATGCTCGCCAAGAGCAAGTACGACGCCTCGGACATCATCGCCAAGCTGGTGTACTACGCGGTTCTGCTGATCGCCCTGCAGTTCGCCTTCGGCGTGTGGGGGCCGAACCCGGTGAGCGGGCTGCTCGCGGGGATCGTCGCGTGGCTGCCGAAGGCCGCGGTGGCGATCATCATCGTGGTCGTCGCAGGCGCGATCGCCCGCGCGGTGAAGGACCTGGTCGGCGGTGCCCTCAGTGGCCTGTCCTACGGCAAGACGCTGGGCACGATCGCGGCGGTGTTCATCTGGGCGCTGGGTATCATCGCGGCCCTGAACCAGATCGGCGTCGCCACCACCGTCACCACGCCGGTGCTGGTCACCGTGCTCGCGACGATCGGCGGTGTCGTCATCGTCGGCATGGGCGGTGGCCTGGTGAAGCCGATGCAGCAGCGCTGGGAGCGCTGGCTGGGCCGCGCCGAGGAGCAGATCCCGGCGGCCAAGGCGCACGCCGAGGCCTACCAGCGGGGCCGTGAGGACGCGACCCGCGCGACCACGCCGAGCGCGGAGGAGGCCACGCAGGAGATGCGCCAGCCGACCGGTTCCCTGGGGTCGGACCGCGGCGCGACCATGCGGCCGCCGGAGAGCTTCCGGTAA
- a CDS encoding DUF6401 family natural product biosynthesis protein: MAAVWAERTSRRTLNHLHSQLGAAGLVAAVATAPGLTAVVDQHAAAVRDILAAGVEGSAAVAGVVLLAGYARGLLDHAREAGWRLTVPQGPESGPMDWLTFRLLAVCTLANSMDDPHYRQGFELELH, encoded by the coding sequence ATGGCCGCGGTCTGGGCGGAACGCACGTCCCGTCGGACGCTGAATCATCTGCACAGCCAGCTGGGCGCCGCGGGACTGGTCGCCGCCGTGGCCACCGCGCCCGGCCTGACGGCGGTGGTCGACCAGCACGCGGCCGCGGTGCGCGACATCCTCGCCGCGGGCGTGGAGGGTTCCGCGGCCGTCGCGGGGGTCGTGCTGCTCGCCGGCTACGCGCGCGGCCTGCTCGACCACGCCCGGGAGGCCGGCTGGCGGCTGACCGTGCCACAGGGCCCGGAATCGGGGCCGATGGACTGGCTGACCTTCCGCCTGCTGGCGGTCTGCACACTGGCGAACTCGATGGACGACCCCCACTACCGCCAGGGCTTCGAACTCGAACTGCACTAG
- a CDS encoding alpha/beta fold hydrolase, translating to MSGLGGFRSAGERARYEAVYDEALRAMPEPAAVRDLPTAFGAVRVYRFGTGGEPLVLLPGRCGTSVAFRAGIPALARRHRVHTVDPLGEPGRSEQTAPVRDGADQARWLDETLARLGLGQAHLLGVSSGGWLAANLAVRRPERVASLTLADPVATFAPVPPGLVLRALPVGLRYVSSWARPRFLRWATGADPADTVEGRLLSAGFQHFRTALPRPVPFTDEQLRALAMPVLAIIAGRSVVHDPRRVYARARALLQRGEVELWPDAAPVEEVAERALRFLPGS from the coding sequence ATGAGCGGGCTCGGCGGGTTTCGGTCGGCGGGTGAGCGGGCACGCTACGAGGCCGTTTACGACGAAGCGCTGCGCGCGATGCCCGAACCGGCCGCGGTGCGCGACCTCCCGACCGCCTTCGGCGCGGTCCGCGTCTACCGCTTCGGCACCGGCGGCGAGCCGCTCGTCCTGCTGCCCGGGCGCTGCGGCACCAGCGTCGCGTTCCGGGCGGGCATTCCGGCGCTGGCCCGGCGCCACCGCGTCCATACCGTCGACCCGCTCGGCGAACCGGGCCGCAGCGAACAGACCGCGCCCGTCCGTGACGGTGCGGACCAGGCGCGCTGGCTCGACGAAACACTGGCCCGGCTCGGCCTCGGGCAGGCGCACCTGCTCGGCGTCTCGTCCGGCGGGTGGCTGGCCGCGAACCTCGCCGTCCGGCGGCCGGAGCGGGTCGCTTCGCTGACGCTGGCCGACCCGGTCGCCACCTTCGCGCCGGTGCCGCCCGGGCTGGTGCTGCGGGCCCTCCCGGTCGGCCTGCGTTACGTCTCGAGCTGGGCCCGTCCGCGGTTCCTCCGCTGGGCCACCGGCGCGGACCCGGCGGACACCGTCGAAGGGCGGCTGCTCAGCGCCGGGTTCCAGCACTTCCGGACCGCGCTGCCGCGGCCGGTCCCGTTCACCGACGAGCAGTTGCGTGCTCTCGCGATGCCGGTGCTGGCGATCATCGCCGGCCGCAGCGTGGTGCACGATCCGCGACGGGTGTACGCCCGGGCCCGCGCCCTGCTCCAGCGCGGTGAGGTGGAACTGTGGCCGGACGCGGCGCCGGTCGAGGAGGTCGCCGAGCGGGCGTTGCGCTTCCTGCCCGGGAGCTGA
- a CDS encoding TetR family transcriptional regulator: MTQVAPGTGRKIDDVSAESVKPVSRQERKQRTRQALLDAALAQLADRPFAVLSLREVTKQADIVPTAFYRHFTSMDELGLVLLGESMAVLRRMLDAARDTGTDFDQVARTVVRTLHEYTRAHEAHFRFLTRERHGGSGAVPQAARTELRMFAGDLAVDLARFDCLRRWRTDDLRMLADMIVTMLLSTAVELIETVPRSAESDERILATAENRLKLIARGAEHWE; encoded by the coding sequence GTGACGCAGGTCGCACCCGGAACCGGACGTAAGATCGACGACGTGTCGGCCGAGTCCGTGAAGCCCGTGAGCCGGCAGGAACGCAAACAGCGCACCCGCCAGGCCCTGCTGGACGCCGCACTCGCCCAGCTCGCCGACCGCCCGTTCGCGGTGCTCAGCCTGCGCGAGGTGACCAAGCAGGCGGACATCGTGCCCACCGCCTTCTACCGGCACTTCACATCCATGGACGAGCTCGGCCTGGTGCTGCTCGGCGAATCGATGGCGGTCCTGCGCCGCATGCTCGACGCCGCGCGGGACACCGGCACCGACTTCGACCAGGTCGCCCGCACCGTCGTGCGGACCCTGCACGAGTACACCCGCGCGCACGAGGCCCACTTCCGCTTCCTGACCAGGGAACGGCACGGCGGATCCGGCGCGGTGCCGCAGGCCGCGCGCACGGAACTGCGCATGTTCGCCGGCGACCTGGCCGTCGACCTCGCCCGGTTCGACTGCCTGCGCCGCTGGCGCACCGACGACCTGCGAATGCTCGCCGACATGATCGTCACGATGCTGCTGTCCACCGCGGTGGAACTCATCGAAACCGTGCCGCGCAGCGCCGAATCCGACGAGCGCATTCTCGCCACCGCGGAGAACCGGCTGAAACTGATCGCCCGCGGCGCCGAGCATTGGGAGTGA
- a CDS encoding ferredoxin reductase has translation MRLAAIAEALLTPHGIDRYLELIDPMLVRREIRGEVTAVEHQTPGTVTLTLKPNSAWRGFQAGQYVRVSVDIDGVRRTRCYSPAGSQHRDGRLELTIKAQGLVSQHLNRARPGWVLGLSQADGTFTLPEPRPEKLLLISGGSGITPLMSMLRTLADEGHRGEVVFLHYANTPDDVLYARELARQAPNVRVVLACTHAAGGELRGFFSREHLVEAAPWYAGALTYLCGPAPLMDSVRAVYDSEQLSEQLITEEFTPPELVIDESAAEGTVRFAHSGVEFPNSGRPLLEQAEEAGLRPEHGCRMGICFSCTKVKARGRVRNAKSGEVSGEENEEIQLCISVPAGDVEIDA, from the coding sequence ATGCGGCTCGCCGCGATCGCCGAGGCGCTGCTCACCCCGCACGGCATCGACCGCTACCTGGAGCTCATCGACCCGATGCTGGTCCGCCGCGAGATCCGCGGCGAGGTCACCGCGGTCGAGCACCAGACCCCCGGCACGGTCACGCTGACGCTGAAGCCGAACTCGGCGTGGCGCGGGTTCCAGGCCGGCCAGTACGTGCGGGTCTCGGTGGACATCGACGGCGTGCGCCGCACCCGGTGCTACTCGCCGGCCGGTTCGCAGCACCGGGACGGGCGGCTGGAGCTGACGATCAAGGCGCAGGGACTGGTGTCGCAGCACCTCAACCGGGCCCGGCCGGGCTGGGTGCTGGGCCTGTCCCAGGCGGACGGCACGTTCACCCTGCCCGAGCCGCGACCGGAGAAGCTGCTGCTGATCAGCGGCGGCAGCGGGATCACCCCGCTGATGTCGATGCTGCGCACCCTCGCCGACGAGGGGCATCGCGGCGAGGTGGTGTTCCTGCACTACGCGAACACGCCGGACGACGTGCTCTACGCCCGCGAGCTGGCGCGGCAGGCCCCGAACGTGCGGGTCGTGCTCGCGTGCACGCACGCGGCGGGCGGCGAGCTGCGCGGGTTCTTCTCGCGGGAACACCTGGTCGAGGCCGCGCCCTGGTACGCCGGCGCGCTGACGTACCTGTGCGGGCCCGCGCCGCTGATGGACTCGGTGCGGGCTGTGTACGACAGCGAACAATTGAGTGAACAGCTGATCACCGAAGAGTTCACGCCGCCGGAGCTGGTGATCGACGAGTCGGCGGCCGAGGGGACCGTGCGGTTCGCGCACAGCGGTGTCGAGTTCCCCAACTCGGGCCGCCCGCTGCTGGAACAGGCCGAGGAGGCCGGGCTCCGCCCGGAGCACGGGTGCCGGATGGGCATCTGCTTCTCCTGCACGAAGGTCAAGGCCCGCGGCCGGGTGCGGAACGCGAAGTCGGGCGAGGTGTCCGGCGAGGAGAACGAAGAGATCCAGCTCTGCATCTCCGTCCCCGCCGGGGACGTGGAGATCGACGCGTAG
- a CDS encoding fatty acid desaturase family protein yields the protein MTGLQDRLTPEQIEEFGREMDAIRQRIVADLGQDDVDYIRNVIKTQRGLEVAGRALMFAGFFPPAWLAGVGALSLAKILDNMEIGHNVMHGQYDWTRIPELSSQKFEWDTMAPAENWRHSHNYIHHTFTNVLDKDRDIGYGILRIDPAQKWHPYYLGNPVYATVLAFIFQWGVMLHDLEFDRIVRGERKWSDPELKQMRERMARKAVKQVGKDYVLFPLLTGPLAPLTFLGNASANLTRNLWAFAIIFCGHFPSDVESFTEEETENETRGQWYLRQILGSANITGGPLFHILSGNLSHQIEHHLFPDIPARRYPQIAAEVRAVCEKYGLPYNTGPLHKQLWSVAKKIVKFALPPRPRQEDRTPDTLASDRISAAA from the coding sequence ATGACCGGCTTGCAGGACCGGCTGACGCCGGAGCAGATCGAGGAGTTCGGCCGCGAGATGGACGCGATCCGGCAGCGGATCGTCGCCGACCTCGGCCAGGACGACGTCGACTACATCAGGAACGTGATCAAGACCCAGCGCGGGCTGGAGGTCGCCGGGCGGGCGCTGATGTTCGCCGGGTTCTTCCCGCCCGCCTGGCTCGCCGGGGTCGGCGCCCTGTCGCTGGCGAAGATCCTGGACAACATGGAGATCGGCCACAACGTGATGCACGGCCAGTACGACTGGACGCGCATCCCCGAGCTGAGCTCGCAGAAGTTCGAGTGGGACACGATGGCACCCGCGGAGAACTGGCGGCACTCGCACAACTACATCCACCACACGTTCACCAACGTGCTCGACAAGGACCGCGACATCGGGTACGGCATCCTGCGCATCGACCCGGCGCAGAAGTGGCACCCGTACTACCTGGGCAACCCGGTGTACGCGACGGTGCTGGCGTTCATCTTCCAGTGGGGCGTGATGTTGCACGACCTGGAGTTCGACCGGATCGTGCGTGGCGAGCGGAAGTGGTCGGACCCCGAGCTGAAGCAGATGCGCGAGCGGATGGCGCGCAAGGCGGTGAAGCAGGTCGGCAAGGACTACGTGTTGTTCCCGCTGCTCACCGGCCCGCTCGCGCCGCTGACGTTCCTGGGCAACGCGTCGGCGAACCTGACCCGCAACCTGTGGGCGTTCGCGATCATCTTCTGCGGCCACTTCCCGTCCGACGTCGAGAGCTTCACCGAGGAGGAGACCGAGAACGAGACGCGGGGCCAGTGGTACCTGCGCCAGATCCTCGGCTCGGCGAACATCACGGGCGGCCCGCTGTTCCACATCCTCAGCGGCAACCTTTCACATCAGATCGAGCACCACCTGTTCCCGGACATCCCGGCGCGGCGGTACCCGCAGATCGCCGCGGAGGTGCGGGCGGTGTGCGAGAAGTACGGGCTGCCCTACAACACCGGGCCGCTGCACAAGCAGTTGTGGTCGGTGGCGAAGAAGATCGTGAAGTTCGCGCTGCCGCCGCGGCCTCGGCAGGAGGACCGGACGCCCGATACGCTGGCGTCCGACAGGATTTCCGCGGCGGCGTAA
- a CDS encoding class I adenylate-forming enzyme family protein: protein MSVYDDRPWLARYAPGQPAGITVEHESALAMFRASVARVPDGDILRYFGGRITLRELDELTDAFAAGITDAGFRPGERVAIYAQNVPQFVIAQVGTWKAGGIAVSVNPMNRGRELGQLLADSGATVLVTLQSLWHEVAAEVVPGTAVRTVLTTSELEYRAEPGSPVECPGTVDLAGMLARFQGVAPPAVTLGPDDIAFLTYTSGTTGPPKGAMTTHRNVVFNAQTYRDWVGLSGDDVILGVAPLFHITGLIGHIAVALLVGAPLVLMHRFDAAQTVETVRAERATFTVGSITVFIALMNVPDVDRDALASLRKIYSGGAPIPPSTVKAFQAMFGTYIHNCYGLTETTSPSHAVPFGVEAPVDPASGALSVGVPVYDTVVRVVDEDGRELPAGEVGELVTSGPQVVAGYWEKPAETEKALPGGRLHTGDVGYMDAQGWFYVVDRKKDQINAGGYKVWPREVEDVLYEHEAVREAAVVGVPDEYRGETVKAFVSLRPGFSVTAEELISFCRQRMAAYKYPRQVEFLEELPKTVSGKLLRRALRGS, encoded by the coding sequence ATGAGCGTCTACGACGACAGGCCGTGGCTGGCGCGGTACGCGCCGGGGCAACCGGCGGGGATCACCGTCGAGCACGAGAGCGCGCTGGCGATGTTCCGGGCGTCCGTGGCGCGGGTTCCGGACGGGGACATCCTGCGGTACTTCGGCGGCCGCATCACGCTGCGCGAGCTGGACGAGCTGACCGACGCGTTCGCCGCGGGCATCACCGACGCCGGGTTCCGTCCCGGCGAGCGGGTCGCGATCTACGCGCAGAACGTGCCGCAGTTCGTGATCGCGCAGGTCGGCACATGGAAGGCGGGCGGGATCGCGGTGTCGGTCAACCCGATGAACCGCGGACGCGAACTGGGGCAGCTGCTGGCCGATTCGGGCGCGACGGTGCTGGTGACGTTGCAGTCGCTGTGGCACGAGGTGGCGGCGGAGGTGGTGCCGGGCACCGCGGTGCGGACGGTGCTGACGACGTCCGAACTGGAGTACCGCGCGGAGCCCGGTTCGCCGGTGGAGTGCCCGGGAACCGTTGACCTGGCAGGGATGCTGGCGCGGTTCCAGGGCGTGGCGCCGCCTGCGGTGACGCTCGGACCGGACGACATCGCCTTCCTGACGTACACCTCGGGCACGACGGGCCCGCCGAAGGGCGCCATGACGACGCACCGCAACGTCGTCTTCAACGCCCAGACCTACCGGGACTGGGTGGGGCTGAGCGGGGACGACGTGATCCTCGGGGTGGCGCCGCTGTTCCACATCACGGGTCTGATCGGGCACATCGCGGTGGCCCTGCTGGTCGGCGCGCCGCTCGTGTTGATGCACCGCTTCGACGCCGCGCAGACCGTGGAGACGGTGCGCGCGGAGCGGGCCACGTTCACCGTCGGGTCGATCACGGTGTTCATCGCGTTGATGAACGTGCCCGATGTCGATCGGGATGCGCTGGCTTCGCTGCGGAAGATCTACTCGGGCGGGGCGCCGATCCCGCCGAGCACGGTGAAGGCCTTCCAGGCGATGTTCGGCACGTACATCCACAACTGCTACGGGCTCACGGAAACGACATCACCGTCACACGCCGTCCCGTTCGGCGTGGAAGCACCGGTGGACCCCGCTTCCGGCGCGTTGTCGGTCGGGGTGCCGGTGTACGACACGGTGGTGCGGGTCGTCGACGAGGACGGCCGGGAGCTGCCTGCCGGCGAGGTGGGCGAGCTGGTGACGTCCGGCCCGCAGGTGGTGGCCGGATACTGGGAAAAACCGGCGGAGACGGAGAAGGCGCTTCCCGGGGGACGCCTGCACACCGGTGATGTCGGGTACATGGACGCCCAGGGCTGGTTCTACGTGGTGGACCGGAAGAAGGACCAGATCAACGCGGGCGGGTACAAGGTGTGGCCGCGCGAGGTCGAAGACGTGCTCTACGAACACGAAGCCGTGCGGGAAGCCGCGGTGGTCGGCGTCCCGGACGAGTACCGGGGCGAGACAGTCAAGGCGTTCGTCAGCCTGCGCCCCGGGTTTTCGGTCACGGCGGAGGAACTGATTTCGTTCTGCCGCCAACGCATGGCGGCTTACAAATATCCGCGCCAGGTGGAATTCCTGGAGGAACTACCGAAGACCGTGTCAGGCAAACTACTGCGCCGCGCACTGCGCGGCAGTTGA